The window GGCCGATCTCGCCGTCCATGAGGCTCACGAGCTGCTTCGTTATGGAGAGGCCCAGCCCCGTGCCGGCGATGCCCTGGTTTTTCTTCTCGTCGGCCTGTTCGAAAGCGTCGAAAATTTTCCTGAAGTTCTTTTTTTCGATGCCGATTCCCGTGTCCTCCACCCGGATGGACAGGTAGTCGCGACCCCCTTTTTTCTCCCTCGTCAGGCTCAGGGACACGTATCCCTCCTGAGTGTATTTGACGGCGTTGTTGACCAGGTTCATGACGATCTGGCGCACCCGCGTCTCGTCGCCGAAGAGCGTCCGGGGGATGTCGTCCGCGATGGAGCTTCGAAATTCCAGCGGTTTGCCCGCTATGGTGAACCGCATGAGGGAACAGACGTTGCCGAACAGCTCGAAGATGTCGTAGTGTCCGGGCAGCAGGCTCAGTTTGCCGGCCTCGATCCTGGAGAAGTCCAGCACGTCGTTGATGATTTGAAGCAGGGAGCGGGACATCTTCCGAATGTCCGAGAAATACCGCGCCTGTTCCTCGTCCAGGTTGTCCACGCGCATCAGTTCGCTCATGCCGAGAATGGCGTTCATGGGCGTGCGGATTTCGTGGCTCATGGAGGCCAGGAAGTGGCTTTTGGCGTCCGCGGAAGCCTTGAGAATCGCGGCCTGCATGTCCATCTCCCGGTGCAGCTCGGTGGTGTCGTGGTAGAGGACGGCCACGCCGTCGAAGCGGCCGTGGTCGTCGAACATGGGGGTGACGTGGATTTCGTACGGGCGCGTCTCCTTCAGGCCGGGGAAGAAAATCTCCCGGTTCACCCGAATCCCCTCGCCGTCGTCCCGAACCTGCTGAATCTGATTTCGCAGCCGCGCGGCGTGCTCCTTGTCCCCCAGGGCGTTGTACACTTCGTAAACGTCCCGGCCCTCGACCAATCCGAAGTTTTCGATGCCGACGGCTTCGAGGAAAACTTTGGTGCAATAGGCCACCTGCCCCTCGCGGGACAGCAGCAGGATGATGTTTCGGGAGTTTTCCATCAGGAGTCTCATGTACTTTTCCAGCTTCCGCTGCTCCGCGGTCCGCAGCGACTCCATGATTTTGGACATATCGACGCAGATGCGGTATCTCTCCAGCCGCTCCTCCTGATGCCTCAGCGCTCTTTTCCGCCGTTTGTTCTCCTTCTCAAGCTTCAGAATTTCCTCGGCGAGCTCTTTTTCAGCGTCGGTCGCCGTCTCTCTTACCGCGGTCGGGGCCCCTGTCGTGGCCGCAGCCCTGGTACAGTTGTCAGTCATTCGAGTTCCACCTTCCTCAACTCGCCCAACGCAAGCGACAGTTCCGTCATTGCCGCTTTCAGCTCACCGTTTGGAGCTTCCGACGGCCCGTCTTTGCCAGTCCCCCCGGCGTTCACGCCGTCCCGGGAAGAGGACGCCGCGGAGGAGATCGCCGTTTCCGCTCTGGACGCCGCGAGCCTC of the Synergistaceae bacterium genome contains:
- a CDS encoding response regulator; translation: MTDNCTRAAATTGAPTAVRETATDAEKELAEEILKLEKENKRRKRALRHQEERLERYRICVDMSKIMESLRTAEQRKLEKYMRLLMENSRNIILLLSREGQVAYCTKVFLEAVGIENFGLVEGRDVYEVYNALGDKEHAARLRNQIQQVRDDGEGIRVNREIFFPGLKETRPYEIHVTPMFDDHGRFDGVAVLYHDTTELHREMDMQAAILKASADAKSHFLASMSHEIRTPMNAILGMSELMRVDNLDEEQARYFSDIRKMSRSLLQIINDVLDFSRIEAGKLSLLPGHYDIFELFGNVCSLMRFTIAGKPLEFRSSIADDIPRTLFGDETRVRQIVMNLVNNAVKYTQEGYVSLSLTREKKGGRDYLSIRVEDTGIGIEKKNFRKIFDAFEQADEKKNQGIAGTGLGLSITKQLVSLMDGEIGLESEYGRGSVFTARVPLIEGDPSQTKKSEFFRLARASGDLKVLLVDDNEVNLTVAAGFLSRHGIKPDTAGGGREAVELARKKQYDLIFMDHMMPCMDGVEATKAIRALEGSLGSVPIIALSANAVSGAKELFLEAGMNGFLSKPIEALELNAILLRWLPPEKLLREAVTPNESTTETPGEALNKKAPEAGGVPEGLLDQLSQTEDLSVADGLARVGGDEEIYVSILRQFCKGLDKELDALRGFAAREDWKEYAIRVHALKSVFANLGNRFLSDWALALEKASREGSEEKCRSETERFCEEMELFRFRLLETSLMERDGDGREEKKKLSADDLAEALKTLAEACLGCDVDRAAETVKTLRKTTFSGDVDLTLTKICDLTDAFDFEEVIEKCGELIEKL